GTGCATCTGTCATGCCCCTCTTGTGTCGGTTTATCCTCTGTCGGTCAGGTATTGTCCAAGGCACCCAATGCCAAGGCCCGCTTGCGCGGTTCTTACGCATTGGCTGCACCAGCGCTGCATTCCAGCCCTGTAATCTCTCCTTCCACGGGGCCTCTGCCGGGCCCCCTCGAGACCCATCGCGGGGCAGACCTCACGGTCGGCCCCCGCGTCCGTCGATCATCCCCCCAAACGGAGACTTTACCCATGCGACTGCGCACCCCCAGAACCCTGCTCGCCATCGCCATCGGCCTCGCCGCCGCGCTCGGCACCGGGGCCGCCTTCTGCGGCCCGGGCGGGCCTCACGGCGATCCCGACACGCGGCTCGAGCGGTTGACACGGCGCCTCGATCTGACGCCGCAGCAGCAGGCGCAGGTCAAGACCATCCTCGAGGAAGAACGCACGGCTGCCGACCAGCTGCACGCCCAGGTGCGCCAGCGCATCCAGGGCGTCCTCACGGAGGAGCAGCGCGCGGCGGAAGCGGCGCAGCAGCAGCGGGGGCTGGACCGACAGGTGGAGCGTCTGACCGGACGCCTGCGCCTGAGCCCTGAGCAGGTCACCCAGGTGCGGGCGATCCTCGCCGAGCGTCTGACCAACCCGGCCCTGGCCCGCACCGAGTTGCAGGGGCGCATCGCGGCCGTCCTGACCCCGGAGCAACAGCAACGATTCGCGGCCATGGAGTCGCGCGGTGACCACCGGGGCAAGCGGGGCGATGGTCCGCCCACGGGCGACCCCGCCGACGGACCGCAAGACGGCCGCCGTGACGGCCCGGGTGACGGCCCCGCGGATGGGCCGGAGTATGACAACGGGCGGGACGGCCGCTAGCCGCGGTTAACGCACACCCTCGCGGGGTCGCGGCGAGGCTTCTACCGTCCTGATCGCAATACCGACCGCCGGTCCGCGCCGCGACTCGTCGCGGCCGGGGGGCCGCTCCTACCCTGGGAACGGCCTCCGGCCGTCTCACGCTCGGCGCCGGCAATCATGATCGGGGCCCGTTTCACGGTATGCTTTGGCCTTTGATATCGAGTGGGCCGAGACCCAGGTCCCTGGCCCAGTCCCTGCGAATCACACCAGCGCCGGAGAATCCCATGCGTCCACCGCTCGCCGTCCTGCTGTTTGCCCTGCTGCCCCTCGCCTCGCTCCCCGTCGCCGCGGATGAGCAGTTGATCCCGGGTGCCCTCGAGGTCGTGGCGGAGTTGCCGATCAATCCCGGCAATCTGGCGGTGACCGCCAAGGGGCGGGTCTTCGCCACGGTGCACCAGTTCCGTCGGGGGCCGGCGCAGCTCATCGAGGTGACCGGGCCCAAGAGCTACCGGCCCTGGCCGGACCTTGCCTGGAACGGCGCCTTCGGCTCGGGGCCGGACGTGCTCAACAGCGTGCTCGGCATTCACATCGACGGCCAGGACCGGCTGTGGGTGCTCGACAACGGACTGGGGGAGCCGCCCCAGACGCCGAAGCTCCTGGCCTTCTCGCTCGCCGACGGCAAGCCGGTCCTGCGCTATGACTTCCCGCCGCAGACCGGGCCCCTGGGGAGCTTTCTCAACGATCTGGCGGTGGACGCCGCGCGCGGCTTCGTCTATATCGCCGATCCCGGCGGCAGCCATGAGCCGGCCTTGGTGGTCGTGGACCTGAAGGGCCGCACCTCGCGACGCTTCAGCGCCTCCCCGGCCCTGCAAGCGGAGGATCGGGACCTGGTGGTCGAGGGCCGGGTCATAGGCCCCAAGGGCGAGGACGGCAAGGTCAAGCCCGCGCGCATCGCGGTGAACCCCATCACCCTGTCCGCGGACGGTGAGACCCTCTATTTCGGCGCCATGAACGGTGAGACCTGGTACCGGGTCCCGGCGCGCCTGCTGCGCGAGGGGGCGGACGACGCCGCCATCGCCGCGACCATCACCAAGGCCGGGCCCAAGCCGGTCTCCGACGGGGCCGCCACCGATGCGGCGGGCAATCACTATTTCACCGATCTCGCCCACAACGCCGTTGCCGTCCTGCACCCGGACGGAAAGCTGGAGACCCTGGTCGAGGACGACCGACTCCTGTGGCCGGACTCCTTGAGCTTCGGGGAGCCCGGGTGGCTCTACATCGCCGTCAATCAACTCCACCGCGCCCCGGCCCTGAACGGCGGGGTCGACGGGGGGCTGCTCCCGTACCGCATCATGCGCGTCTACACCCCCGCCGATCCCGATTGAGTCAGTGCCCAGGCGGGCTGGGCCTGACCGTGAAGGCCTCGCATCGCGGCTGAAGCCGCTCCCACCGGGGGGGTTCATCGTCCGGGGCGGCTGGTCGTGCCGCCGCAGCCGTCAGCCGATCCTGCGCCCGCGGGCGCAACCCCGGAATCGGTTAGAATGCGTCCGGGGAGTCGGCCGGACAGTCGCTCTTCCCGCTCGCGGGGAGGGAGGAAAGTCCGGGCTCCAGAGGGCAGGGTGCCAGGTAACGCCTGGGGGGCGCGAGCCCACGGAAAGTGCCACAGAAAATATACCGCCAGTCTTTGTCCGGTTACGGCCGGAACAGGAAAGGTAAGGGTGAAATGGTGCGGTAAGAGCGCACCGCGCCGGTGGCAACATCGGCGGCAGGGTAAACCCCACCCGGAGCAAGACCAAATAGGGGGGCGGGCAGTCCTTGACTGCCGTGCGCGGCCCGCGCGTGCCCCCGGGTAGGTCGCTCGAGGCGCATGGCGACATGCGTCCCAGATGAATGACTGTCCGCGACAGAACCCGGCTTACAGGCCGACTCCCCACCCACTCCCATCCCCTCGCGCCGGCGCGATTCTTGCGTTCGGCGCACCCGCCGCGCACCCTTATCCCAGGTTTCACCCGAATACCTGAGTCTATCCTATTGATCGATAAAGTTTTTACCTATAATCCTAGGATAATTCTCTGGTTCCCCTTTAAGTCGCTGAGCGTCAAGAAAAATCCCGCTAAAGGGTGCTTGACGATGGCGGATAGCCTGACTAATATGAACATGGAGTGGGGAAAAGTGGAAAAAAATGGCAAAATGGGGTGCCACGGGGGGATAAGTGTTTCGTGGGTCCGCGTACCTGAATCTGGATGCCAAGGGGCGTTTCGCGATCCCGACCAAGCAGCGCGAGCGTCTGTTGGCCGTGGGCGACACCAACCTGATCCTGACGGTGGATCGGGCGCGCTGCCTGCTGCTGTTTCCGGTCCAGACCTGGGAACTGATCGAGCGCGACCTCGCCGCCCTCCCCGCCTTTGACGACGCCGCCCGTTCGGTCCAGCGCCTCTACCTGGGCAACGCGGAAGAGCTGGAGATGGACGC
The DNA window shown above is from Candidatus Thiodictyon syntrophicum and carries:
- a CDS encoding Spy/CpxP family protein refolding chaperone; this translates as MRLRTPRTLLAIAIGLAAALGTGAAFCGPGGPHGDPDTRLERLTRRLDLTPQQQAQVKTILEEERTAADQLHAQVRQRIQGVLTEEQRAAEAAQQQRGLDRQVERLTGRLRLSPEQVTQVRAILAERLTNPALARTELQGRIAAVLTPEQQQRFAAMESRGDHRGKRGDGPPTGDPADGPQDGRRDGPGDGPADGPEYDNGRDGR
- a CDS encoding L-dopachrome tautomerase-related protein, with amino-acid sequence MRPPLAVLLFALLPLASLPVAADEQLIPGALEVVAELPINPGNLAVTAKGRVFATVHQFRRGPAQLIEVTGPKSYRPWPDLAWNGAFGSGPDVLNSVLGIHIDGQDRLWVLDNGLGEPPQTPKLLAFSLADGKPVLRYDFPPQTGPLGSFLNDLAVDAARGFVYIADPGGSHEPALVVVDLKGRTSRRFSASPALQAEDRDLVVEGRVIGPKGEDGKVKPARIAVNPITLSADGETLYFGAMNGETWYRVPARLLREGADDAAIAATITKAGPKPVSDGAATDAAGNHYFTDLAHNAVAVLHPDGKLETLVEDDRLLWPDSLSFGEPGWLYIAVNQLHRAPALNGGVDGGLLPYRIMRVYTPADPD
- the mraZ gene encoding division/cell wall cluster transcriptional repressor MraZ, with the translated sequence MFRGSAYLNLDAKGRFAIPTKQRERLLAVGDTNLILTVDRARCLLLFPVQTWELIERDLAALPAFDDAARSVQRLYLGNAEELEMDAQGRVLLPQHLREFAFLDKRIVLVGQGAKFEIWDEQRWKDKTLADLEDHNIGQLAMSSSLGNLKF